The Vibrio navarrensis genome has a segment encoding these proteins:
- a CDS encoding TetR/AcrR family transcriptional regulator: MSPDEHFDKRQQILSAAEKLIAEFGFQGLSMSKLAKEAGVAAGTIYRYFTDKEHLLDELRLRITRRVATAVQANVSDDMPLKQRYRTMWFNTWNLAASNLSTISNRVQYDSLPCSRSPKTREQEKQMFHQVSRLFNQGKEQGVFKPLDNEILFALSLETSIQLSRKHAFGLYQLDEAAQKSAVEASWDAIINH; encoded by the coding sequence ATGTCTCCAGATGAACATTTCGATAAACGTCAGCAAATTTTGAGTGCCGCCGAAAAGCTGATCGCAGAATTTGGTTTTCAAGGTTTATCGATGAGCAAATTAGCCAAAGAGGCGGGAGTCGCGGCAGGGACTATTTATCGGTATTTTACCGATAAAGAGCACCTGCTCGATGAGCTGCGACTGCGCATTACCCGCCGAGTCGCCACCGCAGTGCAAGCGAATGTGAGTGACGACATGCCGCTGAAACAACGTTATCGCACAATGTGGTTTAACACTTGGAATTTAGCGGCATCCAATCTGTCTACGATTAGCAACCGAGTTCAATATGATTCACTGCCTTGTTCTCGTAGTCCAAAAACTCGCGAACAAGAAAAGCAGATGTTTCATCAAGTCTCTCGGCTATTTAATCAGGGCAAAGAGCAAGGAGTGTTCAAACCACTGGACAATGAAATTCTGTTTGCTCTGAGCCTAGAAACCAGTATTCAGCTGTCTAGAAAACACGCATTCGGCCTTTATCAGCTTGACGAAGCAGCGCAGAAATCAGCTGTCGAAGCAAGTTGGGATGCCATTATCAATCAC
- the rep gene encoding DNA helicase Rep, whose translation MKLNPRQDEAVKYVSGPCLVLAGAGSGKTRVITNKIAYLVQQCGYKARNIAAVTFTNKAAREMKERVGQTLGKAEAKGLMVSTFHTLGLNIIKREYRHLGLKSGFSLFDDQDQLALLKELTEKQLDGDKDLLRQLMSTISNWKNDMLSPEQAKAYAQGEQQQLFAFCFEMYQKQMRAYNALDFDDLILLPVLLLRSNEEVRHYWQNRIRYLLVDEYQDTNTSQYELVKLLVGERGRLTVVGDDDQSIYSWRGAKPQNLVLLGQDYPNLRLIKLEQNYRSTSRILRAANILIANNPHVYEKSLFSEIPDGEKLKVLLANNDEHEAERVTGEIIAHKFLNRTDYGDYAILYRGNHQSRLIEKSLMQNRVPYKLSGGTSFFARAEIKDIMAYLRVLVNPDDDNAFLRIVNTPKREIGPVTLEKLGSYANMRGKSLFEASFELGLEQHLTGRGLENLRRFTQWLVAIADQAERGDTVEAVRSLVRDIHYEDWLYETSTSPKAAEMRMKNVSDLYSWIVSDLEGDNYDQEEKTLKEVVQRLTLRDMMERGEENDDSDAVQLMTLHASKGLEFPYVYLIGAEEGILPHQTSIDEDNVEEERRLMYVGITRAQRELTFVMCKERRQYGELLKPTQSRFLDELPFDDVEWEATKKPVTQEERMAKGQAHIANLRAMFNKK comes from the coding sequence ATGAAACTGAACCCAAGACAAGACGAAGCCGTTAAATATGTATCAGGGCCCTGCTTAGTCCTTGCTGGTGCTGGTTCAGGTAAAACCCGAGTGATCACCAACAAAATAGCCTATTTGGTGCAGCAGTGTGGTTATAAGGCGCGCAATATTGCTGCGGTCACCTTTACCAATAAAGCCGCACGGGAAATGAAAGAGCGCGTCGGCCAAACCCTGGGAAAAGCGGAAGCGAAAGGGTTGATGGTCTCGACATTTCATACCCTGGGGCTAAACATTATTAAACGTGAATATCGACACTTGGGGCTTAAATCCGGTTTCTCTCTGTTTGATGACCAAGACCAGTTAGCACTGCTCAAAGAGCTGACGGAAAAACAGCTTGATGGGGACAAAGATCTCTTGCGCCAGTTAATGAGTACTATCTCCAACTGGAAAAACGACATGTTGAGCCCAGAGCAAGCGAAAGCGTATGCGCAAGGTGAGCAGCAGCAACTTTTTGCTTTTTGTTTTGAAATGTACCAGAAACAGATGCGCGCTTATAACGCATTGGATTTTGACGATTTAATTTTACTTCCGGTACTTTTGCTGCGTAGTAACGAAGAGGTGCGCCACTATTGGCAGAATCGGATTCGTTATCTGTTGGTTGATGAGTATCAAGATACTAATACCAGCCAATACGAATTAGTGAAACTGCTGGTGGGCGAAAGAGGCCGCTTAACCGTTGTGGGCGATGACGATCAATCCATCTACTCCTGGCGCGGCGCTAAACCACAGAACTTGGTTCTGCTTGGCCAAGACTACCCCAATTTACGCCTTATTAAACTGGAGCAAAACTATCGCTCGACCAGCCGAATTTTGCGCGCCGCCAATATATTGATTGCGAATAACCCCCACGTTTACGAAAAGTCCCTGTTCTCGGAAATCCCTGATGGAGAGAAGCTTAAAGTTCTTCTAGCAAACAATGACGAGCACGAAGCGGAGCGCGTGACTGGCGAAATCATTGCGCATAAATTTCTCAATCGTACCGATTATGGCGACTACGCCATTTTGTACCGGGGTAACCATCAATCACGCTTGATTGAAAAATCGCTGATGCAAAACCGAGTACCGTACAAGTTGTCTGGCGGCACCTCATTTTTTGCTCGGGCAGAAATCAAAGACATCATGGCGTATTTGCGTGTCTTGGTGAATCCGGATGATGACAACGCCTTTTTACGCATCGTCAATACACCGAAACGTGAGATAGGTCCAGTGACGCTTGAAAAACTCGGCAGCTACGCCAACATGCGCGGGAAAAGTTTGTTTGAAGCGAGCTTTGAGCTTGGATTGGAACAGCATTTGACGGGCAGAGGGTTGGAGAACTTACGCCGTTTTACTCAGTGGTTAGTGGCCATCGCCGATCAGGCAGAGCGTGGGGATACCGTTGAAGCGGTTCGCTCTCTGGTGCGCGATATCCACTATGAAGACTGGTTGTACGAAACCTCGACCAGCCCGAAAGCGGCAGAAATGCGCATGAAAAACGTCTCCGATCTCTATTCTTGGATTGTGTCGGATCTCGAAGGGGACAATTACGACCAAGAAGAGAAAACGCTGAAGGAAGTAGTGCAACGCTTGACACTGCGCGACATGATGGAACGCGGTGAAGAAAACGATGACAGCGATGCGGTGCAGTTGATGACCTTGCATGCTTCGAAAGGGCTCGAGTTCCCTTATGTCTACTTAATTGGTGCCGAAGAGGGAATTTTACCCCATCAAACCAGTATTGATGAAGATAACGTTGAGGAAGAGCGCCGTTTGATGTACGTCGGCATTACCCGAGCACAACGAGAGTTAACCTTTGTGATGTGTAAAGAGCGTCGCCAATATGGCGAGTTACTCAAACCCACGCAAAGTCGTTTTCTCGATGAGTTGCCTTTTGATGATGTCGAATGGGAGGCAACGAAAAAGCCCGTTACACAAGAAGAGCGTATGGCAAAAGGTCAAGCCCATATTGCAAATCTACGAGCGATGTTCAACAAAAAGTAA
- a CDS encoding c-type cytochrome, with protein MDMSRRMISVLFAALTFSTAAFASNVSQSEYDAIAERIKPVGNVYIAGSEPVVAEPTGPRDGAKVYGTFCIACHATGVTGAPKTGNAEDWGPRIAQGKDVLKNHAINGFNAMPAKGTCMDCSDEEIVAAIEHMIAGL; from the coding sequence ATGGATATGTCTCGACGAATGATTAGCGTTTTGTTCGCTGCTTTAACCTTTTCTACGGCGGCTTTTGCTTCCAATGTAAGTCAGTCTGAATATGATGCCATCGCAGAGCGCATCAAGCCTGTCGGTAATGTGTATATTGCAGGCAGTGAACCTGTGGTCGCAGAACCCACAGGCCCCCGCGATGGTGCGAAAGTCTACGGTACTTTCTGTATTGCATGTCACGCCACTGGCGTCACTGGCGCACCCAAAACTGGCAATGCAGAGGATTGGGGCCCGCGTATCGCTCAAGGTAAAGACGTGTTGAAAAACCACGCGATCAACGGCTTCAACGCCATGCCTGCCAAAGGTACTTGTATGGATTGTTCCGACGAGGAAATTGTTGCCGCGATTGAGCACATGATCGCGGGCCTATAA
- a CDS encoding dipeptide ABC transporter ATP-binding protein produces MSLLEVKNLRIEYPSRHGVHAAVKSLSFNIERGEIVGVVGESGAGKSTVGNAVIDLLSPPGRIASGDVFLDGEKISGLSPEAMRSVRGSKIGFIFQDPMTSLNPLFTVEQQLTETIHANMKVSENEAYKRALSLMKQVGIPQPENRLKQYPHQFSGGMRQRVVIAIALAGEPDLIIADEPTTALDVSIQDQILNLIRDLCIKHNVGCMLVTHDMGVVSNVTDRVAVMYRGDLVEFGPTAKVLGDPDHPYTRSLISAVPRSDMKLDRFPLVSYIEEAKELKPLDIKNHWLGQSEDQRKYSGPLLNVENVNLRFVTKDSLFESRREYVQASNNVSFQVHEGETFGLVGESGSGKSTIARVIAGLYTPNSGKVSFEGIDLTALKSEKARRPLRRQMQMVFQNPYTSMNPRMKIFDIIAEPIRFHKLTNGEAETRQIVNDLLEHVGLGKMAGVKYPHEFSGGQRQRISIARALATRPRLLICDEPTSALDVSVQAQILNLLKDLQSELNLTMLFISHDLPVIRQMCDRVGVMQMGTLLEVAPTEHLFRSPQHEYSKHLISLMPEFVGLREEVRTA; encoded by the coding sequence ATGTCACTATTGGAAGTGAAAAATCTTCGTATCGAATATCCATCTCGTCACGGCGTACACGCGGCGGTGAAATCGCTGTCGTTCAATATTGAACGAGGCGAAATCGTCGGAGTGGTGGGCGAATCTGGTGCCGGTAAATCGACCGTGGGTAATGCGGTGATCGATTTGCTGAGTCCTCCGGGCCGTATTGCCAGCGGTGATGTGTTTCTTGATGGTGAAAAAATTTCTGGCCTCTCACCGGAAGCCATGCGCAGTGTGCGTGGTTCCAAAATCGGTTTTATCTTCCAAGATCCGATGACTTCTCTCAACCCACTGTTTACCGTTGAGCAGCAACTGACCGAAACCATTCATGCCAACATGAAGGTATCTGAGAATGAAGCGTATAAACGCGCACTGTCGCTGATGAAGCAAGTGGGTATTCCGCAGCCAGAAAACCGTTTAAAGCAGTATCCGCATCAATTTTCTGGCGGGATGCGTCAACGTGTGGTAATTGCGATTGCCCTTGCGGGCGAGCCCGATCTCATCATCGCCGATGAGCCGACTACCGCATTGGACGTTTCCATCCAAGATCAGATTCTCAACCTGATCCGCGATCTCTGCATTAAGCACAATGTCGGTTGTATGCTGGTAACGCACGACATGGGCGTGGTTTCTAATGTCACTGACCGTGTTGCGGTGATGTACCGTGGTGATTTAGTTGAATTTGGCCCCACCGCCAAAGTACTCGGTGATCCTGATCACCCTTACACGCGCAGTTTGATTTCGGCGGTGCCGCGTTCGGACATGAAGCTCGATCGTTTCCCGTTGGTGAGCTACATCGAAGAAGCAAAAGAACTTAAGCCGCTGGATATCAAAAACCACTGGTTGGGACAAAGTGAAGACCAAAGAAAATATTCTGGTCCGCTGCTGAATGTGGAAAACGTTAATCTGCGCTTTGTGACTAAAGATTCGCTGTTTGAGAGCCGCCGCGAGTATGTGCAGGCGTCAAACAACGTCAGCTTCCAAGTGCATGAAGGGGAAACCTTTGGTTTGGTGGGTGAGTCTGGTTCGGGTAAATCGACGATTGCGCGTGTGATTGCTGGTTTGTATACGCCAAACTCTGGAAAAGTGTCGTTTGAAGGGATTGACCTGACTGCACTGAAGTCAGAGAAAGCGCGTCGTCCGCTGCGTCGCCAAATGCAGATGGTGTTCCAAAACCCCTACACGTCGATGAACCCGCGCATGAAAATTTTCGACATCATCGCCGAGCCGATCCGTTTCCATAAACTGACCAACGGCGAAGCGGAAACGCGCCAGATCGTCAACGATCTGCTTGAGCACGTCGGCTTAGGCAAAATGGCTGGGGTGAAATATCCGCATGAGTTTTCCGGTGGTCAGCGTCAGCGCATTTCGATTGCGCGTGCGTTGGCGACTCGACCTCGTCTTTTGATCTGTGATGAACCGACCTCAGCATTGGATGTGTCGGTACAAGCGCAGATCCTCAATTTGCTCAAAGATTTACAAAGCGAACTGAACTTAACCATGTTGTTTATCAGCCACGATCTGCCCGTCATTCGCCAAATGTGCGATCGAGTGGGCGTGATGCAGATGGGAACCTTGCTGGAAGTTGCTCCGACTGAGCATCTATTCCGTTCTCCGCAACATGAGTACAGTAAACACCTGATTTCCTTAATGCCAGAGTTTGTGGGGTTGAGGGAAGAGGTGAGAACGGCATAA
- a CDS encoding ABC transporter substrate-binding protein → MKTMKSKLVVALMAAGLSLSAVAADIKVAYDADPVSLDPHEQLSGGTLQMSHMVFDPLVRYTQKLDFEPRLAEKWERVNETTYRFHLRKGVKFHSGNELTADDVVWTFNRLQNSPDFKAIFEPYEKMAKVDDYTIELVSKGAYPLVLQTATYIFPMDSKFYSGTTADGKDKSEVVKHGNSYASTHVSGTGPFIVTSREQGVKVEFERFKDYWDKESKGNVNKLTLVPIKEDATRVAALLSGGVDMIAPVAPNDHQRVQDAKGIDLVTLPGTRIITFQMNQNSNEALKDVRVRQAIVHAINNQGIVDKIMKGFATAAGQQGPEGYAGYKADLVPRFDLKKAKQLMKEAGYEKGLTLTMIAPNNRYVNDAKVAQAAAAMLSKIGIKVDLKTMPKAQYWPEFDKCAADLLMIGWHSDTEDSANFSEFLTMTRNEATGKGQYNCGHYSNPEVDKLVEASNVETDPAKRAAMLQKVEATLYNEAAFVPLHWQNLAWGAKSTLDIKPIVNAMDFPYFGDLVVKE, encoded by the coding sequence ATGAAAACCATGAAAAGCAAACTAGTGGTCGCTTTAATGGCAGCAGGCCTTAGCCTGAGCGCTGTGGCCGCAGACATTAAAGTTGCTTATGATGCAGATCCAGTGTCACTTGACCCACATGAGCAGTTGTCTGGTGGCACCCTGCAAATGTCACACATGGTGTTTGATCCACTAGTTCGTTACACACAAAAATTGGATTTTGAACCACGCTTGGCTGAAAAATGGGAACGTGTTAATGAGACAACGTACCGCTTCCACCTACGTAAAGGCGTGAAATTCCACTCAGGTAACGAACTGACGGCAGATGATGTGGTTTGGACCTTCAACCGTCTGCAAAACTCGCCAGATTTCAAAGCTATTTTTGAACCGTATGAAAAAATGGCCAAAGTGGATGATTACACCATTGAGTTGGTCTCAAAAGGCGCTTACCCGCTGGTGCTGCAAACTGCGACCTACATCTTCCCAATGGACAGTAAGTTCTACTCAGGCACTACGGCGGACGGCAAAGACAAGTCTGAAGTGGTAAAACACGGCAACTCATACGCGTCTACCCACGTTTCAGGGACAGGTCCATTCATCGTTACTTCGCGTGAACAGGGCGTGAAGGTTGAGTTTGAACGCTTCAAAGACTACTGGGACAAAGAGTCAAAAGGTAACGTGAACAAGCTGACTTTGGTTCCGATCAAAGAAGATGCGACCCGTGTTGCTGCGCTGTTGTCTGGCGGTGTCGATATGATTGCGCCAGTGGCACCGAACGATCACCAACGCGTGCAAGACGCGAAAGGCATTGATCTCGTGACGCTACCGGGTACGCGCATCATTACGTTCCAGATGAACCAAAACAGTAACGAAGCGCTGAAAGATGTACGTGTGCGTCAAGCGATCGTCCATGCGATCAACAACCAAGGTATCGTTGACAAGATCATGAAAGGTTTTGCAACCGCAGCAGGTCAGCAAGGTCCTGAAGGTTATGCAGGCTACAAAGCGGATCTCGTTCCTCGTTTTGATCTGAAAAAAGCTAAGCAACTGATGAAAGAAGCGGGCTATGAGAAAGGCTTGACTCTGACGATGATTGCGCCGAACAACCGCTACGTGAATGATGCCAAAGTAGCGCAAGCTGCGGCGGCCATGCTGTCGAAGATCGGCATTAAAGTCGATCTGAAAACCATGCCAAAAGCGCAGTACTGGCCAGAGTTTGATAAGTGTGCGGCAGACTTGTTGATGATCGGCTGGCACTCAGATACGGAAGATTCGGCGAACTTCTCTGAATTCCTCACCATGACGCGTAACGAAGCGACGGGTAAAGGCCAGTACAACTGTGGTCACTACTCGAACCCTGAAGTCGACAAGTTGGTTGAGGCGTCAAACGTAGAAACCGATCCGGCCAAACGTGCAGCGATGCTACAGAAAGTCGAAGCAACGCTGTACAACGAGGCGGCGTTCGTTCCTCTACACTGGCAAAACCTAGCGTGGGGCGCAAAATCTACGCTGGACATCAAACCAATCGTCAACGCGATGGACTTCCCATACTTTGGTGACTTGGTGGTTAAAGAGTAA
- a CDS encoding ABC transporter permease — translation MFSFLVKRLFQALIVMFVISLVAFAIQDNLGDPLRELVGQSVSEAERQALRDELGLNDPFITKYTRFVSAAVQGDLGTSYFFKRPAVEVILDKLVATLELVFGATLLIIVFSIPLGVYSAIHPKSLFTKIVMAGSSIGISIPVFLTAIMLMYVFSIELQWLPSYGRGETYNLLGWESGFFTIDGLKHLVLPCIALASIMLPLFIRLVRSEMLEVLSSEYIKFAKAKGLALNKIYYQHALKNTMLPVLTVGGVQIGTMVAYTILTETVFQWPGTGFLFLEAINRVDTPLITAYVIFVGLIFVVTNTIVDLLYGLINPTVNLTGKGA, via the coding sequence ATGTTTTCGTTTCTGGTCAAGCGCCTGTTTCAGGCACTGATAGTGATGTTTGTGATCAGTTTGGTGGCGTTTGCCATTCAGGATAACCTGGGCGACCCGCTGCGTGAGCTTGTGGGCCAGTCAGTTTCAGAAGCCGAGCGGCAAGCGCTGCGCGATGAGCTGGGCTTAAATGATCCCTTTATCACAAAATACACTCGCTTTGTCAGCGCTGCGGTGCAGGGCGACTTAGGCACCTCTTATTTCTTCAAGCGCCCAGCGGTTGAAGTGATTCTGGATAAATTGGTAGCGACGCTGGAACTGGTGTTTGGTGCGACGTTACTTATCATCGTTTTTTCTATTCCTTTGGGCGTCTATTCGGCGATTCACCCCAAGAGCCTTTTTACCAAGATTGTCATGGCGGGCAGTAGTATTGGCATCTCGATCCCGGTCTTTCTCACCGCGATTATGTTGATGTACGTCTTCTCAATCGAATTGCAATGGCTGCCGTCTTATGGGCGAGGTGAGACCTACAACTTGCTCGGCTGGGAGTCTGGTTTCTTTACTATTGACGGTTTGAAACACTTAGTGCTGCCATGTATTGCGCTGGCGTCGATCATGCTGCCGCTGTTTATTCGTCTGGTGCGCTCAGAAATGCTGGAAGTGCTGAGTTCTGAATACATCAAATTTGCCAAGGCGAAAGGGCTGGCGCTGAACAAAATTTATTACCAACATGCGCTAAAAAATACCATGCTGCCAGTACTCACGGTCGGTGGGGTGCAGATTGGGACCATGGTGGCCTACACCATTTTGACCGAAACCGTGTTCCAGTGGCCGGGGACGGGTTTTCTTTTCCTTGAAGCGATCAACCGCGTCGATACGCCGCTGATCACCGCTTACGTTATCTTTGTCGGGCTGATTTTCGTGGTGACCAATACCATCGTCGACCTGCTGTATGGTCTGATCAACCCAACTGTGAATTTAACCGGAAAAGGAGCCTAA
- a CDS encoding ABC transporter permease — MSQVAQAPSMLERFKQSDFLYYFKRDKVAMTSFGIFMLCLLLALAAPLIAPTNPYDLSSIDIMDAELPPSWMEGGDEKFLLGTDEQGRDILSTMLYGSRLSLTIGFLAVALQMFLGIIIGLSAGYFGGRIDNFLMRFADIQLSFSTMMVAIIVSAIFKASFGSDFYSQYAVVMLVVIIGVAEWPQYARTIRASVLAEKKKEYVEAARVMGFKAPRIMFRHILPNCLSPILVISTVQVANAIMSEAALSFLGLGLPVDQPSLGALISIGFNYIFSGAWWITAFPGVVLVTLVLVINLLGDWLRDVFNPKIYKG; from the coding sequence ATGTCACAAGTCGCTCAAGCTCCTTCAATGTTGGAGCGTTTTAAGCAATCGGATTTTCTTTACTATTTCAAGCGCGACAAAGTGGCGATGACCAGCTTTGGTATCTTTATGCTCTGCTTGCTGCTTGCGTTGGCCGCGCCGCTGATTGCGCCAACTAACCCTTATGATCTCTCTTCCATCGATATTATGGATGCCGAGTTGCCCCCTTCGTGGATGGAAGGCGGCGATGAAAAATTCCTGCTTGGTACGGACGAGCAAGGACGCGATATTCTTTCCACCATGCTGTATGGCTCGCGTTTGTCGCTGACCATTGGTTTCCTTGCGGTAGCGTTGCAGATGTTCCTTGGCATCATCATCGGTTTGTCGGCAGGTTATTTCGGTGGCCGTATCGATAACTTCCTGATGCGCTTTGCGGATATTCAGCTCTCTTTCTCCACCATGATGGTGGCGATCATTGTCTCGGCGATTTTTAAAGCCAGTTTTGGCAGTGATTTCTACAGCCAGTATGCGGTGGTGATGCTGGTGGTGATCATCGGTGTGGCCGAGTGGCCGCAGTATGCGCGTACCATTCGTGCCTCCGTTTTGGCCGAGAAGAAGAAAGAGTATGTCGAAGCGGCGCGCGTGATGGGCTTTAAAGCGCCGCGCATTATGTTCCGCCACATTCTGCCTAACTGTTTGTCGCCGATTTTGGTGATTTCCACCGTGCAGGTGGCTAACGCGATTATGTCGGAAGCGGCCCTGTCTTTCCTTGGCTTAGGTTTGCCGGTGGACCAACCTTCGCTTGGCGCGCTCATCAGTATCGGTTTTAACTACATCTTCTCTGGTGCGTGGTGGATCACCGCCTTCCCAGGTGTTGTATTGGTTACCTTGGTACTGGTGATTAACTTGCTAGGCGACTGGTTACGCGATGTTTTCAACCCGAAAATCTACAAAGGGTGA
- a CDS encoding SPOR domain-containing protein, with product MERKKAMRRPRIGLKGLWLGVLIYSLVASFSAQAAEFLCEATQASSNELPMLDKHCPIGAGVWGKKVPSGGKADYFWIQCGILSKPMSLDNAKPLYKQITTDIWMKPENKGYRCLIGPYQSFDQASTDLKRVRSLPTYKEAFIRMVESTAPMQTAKSNAASVTKPIEKMPAKTPAKPVAAKLAPAPSQTAPAAKAPLATAAPKTLVKQGDTPDIEIRRQAELKGRTYAVPYVLDDDHQFYMEHNQAWNRLDYEGAGVVCASIDMRLATDEEFRTLLDSRVMETQSWPIHLPYWGRGKKGLFTDGRITQLKGSSLLNVLCVK from the coding sequence ATGGAAAGGAAAAAGGCGATGCGACGACCACGGATTGGCCTCAAAGGATTATGGCTCGGCGTGTTGATTTACTCTTTAGTGGCAAGTTTCTCCGCTCAGGCCGCTGAGTTCTTATGTGAGGCCACTCAAGCCAGCAGCAATGAATTGCCGATGCTGGACAAACATTGCCCAATTGGCGCAGGGGTATGGGGAAAAAAAGTGCCCAGTGGCGGCAAAGCGGATTATTTCTGGATCCAGTGCGGTATTTTAAGTAAGCCGATGTCGCTGGATAACGCCAAGCCGCTGTATAAACAGATCACGACCGACATTTGGATGAAGCCTGAGAATAAGGGCTACCGCTGCTTAATTGGCCCTTATCAATCCTTTGACCAAGCGAGCACAGATTTAAAGCGCGTGCGCAGCTTGCCGACCTATAAAGAGGCCTTTATCCGTATGGTGGAGTCAACTGCGCCAATGCAAACGGCGAAATCGAACGCTGCCTCGGTGACAAAACCCATAGAGAAAATGCCTGCCAAGACGCCCGCAAAACCAGTGGCCGCGAAGCTCGCTCCAGCGCCAAGCCAAACTGCGCCTGCTGCCAAAGCACCGCTGGCAACGGCCGCGCCCAAAACGCTGGTGAAACAAGGTGATACGCCTGATATTGAAATCCGCCGTCAAGCTGAGCTTAAAGGACGTACCTACGCCGTGCCTTATGTGCTTGACGATGACCACCAGTTTTACATGGAGCACAACCAAGCGTGGAATCGCTTAGATTACGAAGGGGCTGGCGTGGTGTGCGCGAGCATCGACATGCGCCTTGCCACCGATGAAGAGTTTCGCACTTTGCTGGATTCGCGAGTGATGGAGACCCAAAGTTGGCCGATTCATCTGCCGTATTGGGGGCGTGGGAAAAAAGGGCTGTTTACCGATGGCCGCATCACGCAGCTAAAAGGCTCTTCGCTGTTGAATGTGTTGTGCGTTAAGTAG
- a CDS encoding outer membrane beta-barrel protein, protein MKQLAWLVVLSGSVVAQEAPQESKFGYSYFTFGLENITYQENFPATQSEVTVTNLVLNSGGLYRINDQFDFSIDALATFSPSSADEEWHQGGQLMQTNQFEYTKASTTVLLHYKWQDDWRLVAGPAFSYQTYKRFALRGENGYVNPVFSEDSTWEEKSTDIFLDAGIAYDSGHLYGASPWRVSGRWTAGIPVWSVTENSRFANVQFDDFGFRTSAEASLSYRIMPGLSLAWYVMMGYEKRFESDPKNVMIKDAQGVPQQRQAWLPDADTWTLSTGIQALWNF, encoded by the coding sequence ATGAAACAGTTAGCTTGGCTGGTGGTATTGAGTGGTTCGGTTGTTGCGCAAGAAGCGCCGCAGGAGAGCAAGTTTGGTTACTCTTACTTCACCTTTGGTTTGGAAAATATCACCTATCAGGAAAACTTCCCGGCGACTCAGTCTGAGGTGACCGTCACCAATCTGGTGCTCAATTCCGGTGGTTTGTATCGCATTAATGATCAGTTTGATTTTTCCATTGATGCTCTGGCGACGTTTTCTCCCTCCTCTGCCGATGAAGAGTGGCATCAAGGTGGTCAGTTGATGCAAACCAACCAGTTTGAGTACACCAAGGCTTCAACCACGGTTTTACTGCATTACAAATGGCAGGACGATTGGCGCTTGGTGGCGGGACCTGCGTTTAGCTATCAAACCTACAAGCGTTTTGCGCTGCGCGGGGAAAATGGCTATGTGAATCCGGTGTTTAGTGAAGACAGCACTTGGGAAGAGAAATCGACCGATATCTTTTTAGACGCAGGTATCGCCTATGACAGCGGCCATCTCTACGGTGCGAGTCCTTGGCGGGTGAGCGGCCGTTGGACTGCGGGCATCCCCGTGTGGAGCGTGACGGAAAACAGCCGTTTTGCCAATGTTCAGTTTGATGATTTTGGTTTCCGTACCTCGGCCGAAGCCTCACTCAGTTACCGAATTATGCCGGGCCTATCGCTCGCTTGGTACGTGATGATGGGCTACGAGAAACGCTTTGAGTCAGACCCGAAAAACGTCATGATCAAAGATGCTCAGGGCGTGCCGCAGCAGCGCCAAGCTTGGCTACCGGATGCGGACACTTGGACCCTGAGCACTGGCATTCAGGCGCTATGGAACTTCTAA